GACGGAACAGAATCAGCAGAACAAGGGCGGAAAGAAAGGCCGCCAGCATGATGGAGTCCGCTCCGTCGTGCAGATAGGCGGTCTGGGAAATTCCGTCAGGAACGCTCCCCCGCCATAAAAACGCCACGTCCGTGCCGTTGTTGACCAGAAAGGCCAGGTTGATGAACAGCAGGGAAACGGCGGGGAGGTACGGGAGCCACGGGCGCCCCGGATGCACGGGATGTTGTTCCGGAAAGGAAGAGCAGGGGCGCGGCAAGGCTGTAATGCCGAATGCCAGGGCTCCCAAGCACCATAGGAGGATGTCCGCTACCGTTCCCATATCCGGGACCAGCCAGGAGCAATAGCTCCAGAACCATTTGTTCATGGCTGTTCTGACGGCGGCGACTACGGGGTTCCCATCCGCAAAGATGGACAGGAAGATCAGGAACAGAATCACTCCGATGACGACGCTGCCTGCAAGCGGAATTTTCCCTAGGACTTTTCCGGCCACCTCTTTTGCCTGCGTCAGCCGGAAAAATTTATAGCCCCACCAGGTGACGTACCGTTTGGCAGGGTCAAAGCTGTTGCCCTCTTTCCGCGGCAGGAACGTTATCACCACGGGAAGTCCCAGGCCGATGAGCAGGTTGAACCCGGTATCGGGAGACAGATTGGCGCCTGCCGCCATAGCGTTCAGCACGGCCATGAAGACAAGGAATAGCTGCTCCTTCCGGCTGAGGTCCGTTCTCAGGGCCAGAAAGGCCGCCGTGTATAGCAGCAGACCCAGCGCAGTACCGATGCCTAGGCCCTCCAATGTACCAAACATGAAATCCGCGGCAAAGCCGCTGGCAATCAGGGCAAGCAGGGGAATGTGCCCGTGCCTCCACCAGGAAGGGGAAAGTACCGGGCGCGGATCGCTGCGGATGACGCTGATGAAGGAAGACGGAAGGGGCGGACGCTCCGGAAAGGAAGAGGAAGGTTCTGTCATGAGAGGAAAGTTGGATATTTGCGGAACAGCTGTCCGCATGTTGGGAGTGCGGCGCTGTGCGTTCCTGTTTAGCTGTTATTGCAGGAGTGTCAAGAGGAGATGTCTTGAAAAGGGCGGGCGTGGACGGAAAGGGCGGGGGCGCCGCATGGAAAAGGATTGTATTTTCTGCAGGAGGGCGTATAGCATGGCACGAATGAAGCGCATCGCCGTGTATGCCGGTAGTTTCGACCCTCTGACCAATGGTCACTTATGGATGATCAAGCAGGGGGCGAGGATGTTTGATGAGCTGATTGTGGCCATAGGCGACAATCCGGACAAGCACTACACGTTTTCCCATGAGGAACGCATGACCATGCTCCGGGTGGCGCTTTCCGACATGCCGGACGTGCGCATTGCGGAGTTCCACAACCGCTTTCTGGTGGACTTTGCCAACGAGCACGGGGCCACGTTTATGCTGCGCGGCATCCGTTCCACCCAGGATTATGAATATGAACGCGTGATGCGCCATATCAATGCGGACATGGCCCCCAAGGTGTGCACGGTGTTCCTGATGCCCCCGCGGGATACGGCGGAATTGTCCTCCAGCATGATCAAGGGGCTGATCGGCCCGGAAGGCTGGGAAGGGCAGGTGAGCCGTTATGTTCCCCACAATGTCTTCTCCATGCTGAAGGAGAAGTACCGGGAGATTTTCCCGCATTCCTAGGGGCGGTTGTGATTTAAAAAGTATTCCTCCGTTTCACTTCGGAGGAAATTCATTTGCGAAGGCCGGAGGCCTCCGCTCCCGGCTGGATGCTTTCGTCAAAGGCCGTGGGAAATGGTTCTTCCTCCGTTCGGCTGCCGCAAAGGCTTGCGGCGCTTCCTGACGGTTTTCCATTTATTCCGGAGAAGAGCTGGGAGGGCCGGACCGCCTGCGCCTTCTTCTGTCCTTTTGCCTGCGCATGCGCTGGATGACGCGCGCCCTGGCGGCGCACTGGCCCGTTTGTGCCTGCTCCACGGCATCGCACAGTTCCCGCCGCGCCAGAAAACGGTTGAGTTCCCGGGAGCGGTCCACATGGCATTTGACGGCGATGCCCGTGGGGAGGTGCTTGAGATAAACGCAGTTGTTGGTTTTATTCACCTTCTGGCCCCCGTGCCCGCTGCCGCGGACAAAGCTTTCCTCCAGGTCCTGTTCACGGATGCCCAGGGCTTCCATCCGCTCCTTGAGAGCGGCCAGTTTTTCAGGCCTTACCATGACCGGAGCATTGCAGGGCGTTGACGCGCTGCCGGACCGCATGGACCAGCAGGTTACGGCTGGCGGGGGTCATGGAGCGCAGACTGATGGAGACGGCGGCGCCGTCAGTCAAATGCAGATTCAGGCGTTTGCCCTTCTGGTCCACGGAATCCATTTGCTGCCAGAGGTACCACCGCATGGTGCGGCGGGGCCGCAGGAAAGGCAGGACCTCCACACCCAGCGGGGTAACGAGGACGGCAGCGTATTTCAGGCAGCGGCTCCCCAGATACAGGCAAAAAACGGCGGGGACGAGGGCTGCGGCCTGCATGGCCCACAGGGGGGCGGGAAGGTACGGGGTGATGGTATCATACCCCGTGAGCTGGAGGAAGGCGGCAATGACGGCCAGCAGGAGTCCCGCCGCCACCAGGATGGCGCCTGCACGGTTGCGGGTGAAGCGCAGTTCCCTTTCCCGCACGGGAATGTGCCGTATATCCTCCACGCCCAGGCCGGGCAGAACCGGGCCGGGTATGGAGGCGGGGGAATGGAGGTCAGGCTCCGGCATAGATGCCCGGGGAAATTTCCTTTGTTTCTTCGGAACCGTTTTCCATCAGCAATGTGCCTTGGAGAATGGCTCCATCCTGGAAGTGGAAGCGGCCGCGCAGGGTCAGTTTGTCCAGGCCGATCAGGGAAGGCAGGCCCAGTCCGTCCAGGGAGTCCACCAGCTTGTACCGCTTGGAGTCCAGGTCCACAATGGGAGTTTTTCCTTCCCGTTCCGGAGCCAGGGCTACCTTGCCGCTTTCATCCACGGCGATGGCGTCCGAACGCAGCAGGAACAGGTCGGACGTGGTCTTGACCGGGAAGAAGCGGGAACGCGGGACGTTGACGGCCCGTGCGCCCGGGAAGCATTCCATGCCGGCGCCCATGGCCGTCTCCAGCTGGTACACGGGGGCTGATTCCGGGTCGCGGGGATTGAGCGTCTTGCTGTTCCGGATCATGGGCAGCGGGAGTACGCCGCCGTTGGCGTCCAGGATTTCCTTCAGGGCGTCCAGGCGTATCCAGAGGGTGTTGGTATTGAAGTAGCGGTGCTTGGAGATGTTCTGGAATTCGGGAATGTCCGCTTCCGGGCACTGGGCCACTTCCCGCAGGATCAACTGGCCGTCCTTCTTCCTGACGGCCAGGTGGCCGCCTTTCTTGTCCGCCTCCGTGCGGCGGGTGACTTCCATGACGAAGGGGGCGCCGCTTTCCGCAAACCAGCGCAGGAAGTTCATGTCAAGCTGCGCGCCCAGGTTGTCGGAGTTGGAGACAAAGGCGTATTTGACGCCGTCCGCCAGCAGGCGGTCCAGCCAGCCGGAGCCCAGCAGGGCCGGGTACAGGTCTCCATGGCCGGGCGGGCACCATTCCAGTTCCGGCTGTTCCGGATACGCGGCGGGGGTGAGGCCGTCCGCCAGGATTTTGGGCACGCGGTTCTGCATCAGCTCCACCTGGGAGGGGTCCGCAAAGCCGTCGTCCGCGTATTTTTCCAGGTAGGCCAGCGTGTCCGCGCTGGTGGAGAAGGAGTTCATCAGCAGAAGGCGCACGGGCGTGCCGGAGACGGAGCGCAGGTGTTTCACCTGCCTGACGATCAAGTCCAGGAACGTGTCCTTGCCCTTCACCTTCAACAGGCTTTTTGCCTTCTGGAGGCCCATGCTCGTACCAAGGCCGCCGTTGAGCTTGATGCAGACGCACTGGGAGATCAGGTCCTTGTCCGCCGCGGGGGTGGAGGCCGTGATTTCCTGCCAGTCAGCCACCTGGTCCGCGGGGAGGATATCCGTTTCCGGAATCATGCCGGAGTGGTTGGAGACGAGGGCTTCGTAACAGCGGGAGAAAGCTTTGATGGCCGCGGCCGGAATGCCGGCGGACTCCATCTTTTCTTCAAAAGGAGTGAACGTACTCATTGGCGGCTTTTGTACAAAATGCCCGGTGGAGGCTCAAGCATTATATAAGCGGCCTCCCGCACGGACGGGAGCTCCCGTGCGGGAGGCGGCTGTTTCATTTGACGGCAGTCACCCTGATGCGGCGGTAGTCCGCCACCCATTGGGCGCCGTCCCACAGCTCATTCCGCAGGGCCGCTTCCATTTCCTCAAAAATCCGGATGCGCCTTTTTTCATGCAGGTCCTTCAAATCCGCCTGGAAAAACTGGCGCGCCCAGTTGCGCAAGCCGTCCGGGCCGTCTTTCAGCGGGGTGGGGCGGTCAAAGTCCAAGACCGTTTCCGGGTGCAGCCCCGCCTGTTCCAGCAGACAGCGGTATTCCTCCACAGTGGGGAAGTAAAAACGGGTTTTGACGGGAAGCTCCCTCTCCAGGAGGCTGGCCTGGAACGCCTCCCGGATGCGGAGGATGTTGCGGTGGGCTCCGAATTCACAGATCAGCCTGCCCTGCGGCTTCAGGACGCGGAAGACGGCTTTCAATAGGGCCCCCTGGTCCGGTATCCAGTGAAAGGCGGCGTTGGAAAAGACAATATCAAACCAGCCGTTCCAGGGCATGCGGCAGGCGTCCATCACGCGGAAGTCCATTCCGGGGTAAAGCTGCCGGGCCTTGGCGATCATTTCCGGGGAGGCGTCCATGCCTGTGACGAAGGGCGATTTTCCCAGCAGAGCATGCGTAAGGGTCCCGGTTCCGCAGCCCAGGTCCAGAATGGACAGGCCAGGGTTTTCCGGCACGTTGGAGAGCAGGTCCTTGCCGTATTCCGCAACAAAATCATGCTTGTTTTCGTATAGCTCAGCGTTCCAGTCCATCACCTCCCCATGATAGGGTAAAAGGTATCTTTTTCAAGAAGACCCTGTCTTTTTCAGTGGAATTTTTCCGGAATGCCCCGGAGGGCCGTTTCTCCCCGCCGCTCCGGGATTCTGCTTGCGTTCACGGGGATGAAATGATTAAGTTAAGCTCATTATGAAAGCAACAGCCCTGTTCATGGCGGCCTCAGCCCTGGCCGCAGTTTCCGCCGGCGCCTATGACGGATACGGTTATGATCCCCGGCCCGCAAGTTCCTATAATGATACGCTCAGCGGAGCGGCCCATATCGGTTATGATTCCCGGTATGCCTATAAGGACGTGGTGGCTTCCTCCCTGCTCAACCGCAGCGGCGTTTTCAACATCGGCGGTGAGCTGGACCTCAACCTGGTCAAGGACTGGAAGCAGGAAATAGGCGCGGAATACATGGCCTTCTGCGACGGCCTGCTGAGCGACAAGGAGGCCTTTGACGCCAACTGGAAAGCCGTCAAGGAGCTGTTTCCCAACCTGTCTTTCCGGGGCGGTTATGAATTCAATTACGGCGGCCTGCCGGGTTATTTGAGCAAGCACATGGGAAAGGCCCCCCATTCCGTGGCCCAGTCCGTAACCGCCGGCCTGGCGTATGACGATCCCGGCCACGGCTATTTCGGCTCCCTGGACGTGCAGTACGGTTTTTACGGCATGATAGGCTGGCGCATTGACTTGAACGCGGGCAAGCGCTGGAGCGGCCTGATCCATGAAAAGGTGGATTTGGAATTGAGCGCCGGCACCAGCTATTCTTCCAGCTACTGGGGCGCGGGCGTTGACGGGTTTGACCAGTTCAACGTCAAGCTGGCGGCCCCCGTCCGCGTGACCGGGGTGGACGCCAGCCGCGGCTTCCGCATCATTCCCTTCATCCAGCTTGACTGGGCCGGAAACACGCGCTCCGATATACGGCGCTATACCGGCATGAGCACGATTGAGGATTTCCGCATCCGCGTGGGTGTGGAAGCCGTCTATCACTTTTAAGCGGAAGCCTCCGCGGCTCTTTCCCCCGGGAGGGCCGCGGAGGAGTTCCCTCTTCTCCGGCGCTGTCCGGACTCTTTCTCCCCTTCTGGAAAAACCGCCATGTTGAAAATGATCCTGCTGCTGGCGCGGCGCACGTTTATACGGCTGCTGCTGGCGATGCTGCCTCTGGGGCTCTTTGCCGTTCTGGCGCAGGCCCTTGACCTTTCCCCCCTCCAGTCCCTGGTCACGCTGATTCCGGTGATTGCTTTTGAAGTATGGCTGGTGGTCAAGTATGTGCTGCCCGTCATGGGGGATCTGGTGACCAAGACGCTGTATTCCTCCAACATCACCACGGATGAGGAAGTGCTGGTGGAGGCCTCCCGGCGCATGTTGAATTCCGGAGACGCGCAGGGAGCCCTGGAGTTGCTGGAACGCTACCGGAAGGAGAATCCGGGGCTGGTGCGGTCCTGGCTCATGGAATCCGGCTTGCTGAATGACATGCGCAGGTATGCTGATTCCGTAAAAATCCTCCAGGAAGGCCTGGAATCCAGAAGATGGCGAAAGGAGGACCGGGCGCTGTTCCTGTACAAGATAGGGGTGATTTACGATTCCATGCTCAACAATCCGGACAAGGCCCGGAAGTACTGGGAGGAGGCCGCGGACAGGTATCCCAATACGGCTTACGGGCGCTCCGCCCTGGACAAGCTGTAAGGCTTGCTGACGCGCATGAAATATTCTGCTGGGATGGATTCCCTGAATGAAAGGCCCTTTCAAGCTTTTCCTTGAGAAAGGGAAGGACTTTTCTCCTGTGGCGGGAAAAGGAATAAACGTTGCATAGTTCGGGGGGTATATTATACTGCATTCTCTCCAAGGGAATAAGGCCGCCGCGGTTGCAGATGGTGTGAAGAATCTTTCAGAACGGATTGAATATGGAAAAATTAGACCATATAAAATATATGGTGCTCTGTAAGTTGCCTTATCGTGTGCGGAAAATGATCAACTGGTTCGCGGGAAGGTTCAGGGAAGAGAAAGACCTGTCCCTTGTCGCAAGGTTGGAGGATATCCGCAACCTTCTTATTTACAACCATCCCGTTTCCCAGGTTCCTCCGGCCACGGGCAAGTTGAGACTGCTTCAGGATGGCAATACCGTTCTGCTGGCCCTTTTTGCGCGGAAATGCCGGGAAAACGGCCTAAGGTACTGGCTGGATTACGGCACTCTGCTGGGCGCCGTGCGTCACCGGGGATTTATTCCGTGGGATGACGATCTGGACGCAAGCATGATGAGGCCGGAGTATGACCGCCTGTTGGAGTTGCTTCCCTCCCTGTTCCCCCGGGAGGAAGGGTTTACCTGGAAGCGGCATGCCTTTTTACAGATAGGGTATGAGGGTACTCCGCTCAACATTGACGTGTATCCCTATCATTTTTATTCCGAGCCTCTTGTAAACGCTGAGCAGCACGACCGCCTGGACAGGCGGCTTTCCGGCTTCAAGAAGGACGTCGTCTTGGTCAAGGACAGGATGAATCTGACGGATGAGGAGGTGCAGCAGAAAATCCGCCGGGAGATTCTGGAGGGAAGGGAACCGGGAGAGGAGAAGGACTGCCCCGGAATTTTTCTGTCCCCCGCCATCACTTTTACGAAAAACACCCATCTTTCCTATGAAACGTTCTTCCCCCTGGGCTCCATGGATTTTGAGGGATTGAAGTTTTCCGTGCCCAACCACGCGCGCCAGTACCTGCAGTTTTTTTATGGCGACTACCTGTCCTATCCGGACCGTATCCAGTTTAAGCATCCTTCCGTGAAGCATATGATGGAACACGTTCCCTTTGAAGCGGCGGTCAACCGTTTCATAGACGTTTACGGAAAGCAGATTGACGCGTCCCAGCCATGAAAACGGTCATTACCTACGGTACGTTTGACCTGCTTCATACGGGGCACGTCAATCTTCTCAGGAGAGCCAGGGCGCTGGGGGACCGCCTCATCGTCGGTGTGACCACGGCCAGCTATGACCAGAGCCGGGGCAAGTTGAATGTGATGGAAAGCCTGGCGGAGCGCGTGGAAAACGTCCGGAAGACCGGACTGGCGGACCTCATTATCACGGAGGAGCTGGAAGGGCAGAAGCTCCATGACATCCAGAAGTATGGGGCGGATATTTTCGTGATCGGTTCCGACTGGACGGGGAAGTTCGACTATCTCCGCGAACACTGCGAGGTGGTTTACCTGGAGCGCACCAAGGGCGTTTCTTCAACGGACCTCCGTTCCGCCCGGAATTTCATTGTCCACATGGGGATAGCAGGCCACGGACGCATAGCGGGCCGTTTTCTTCAGGAGTCCAAGTACGTCAGCGGCATTGAAGTAACGGCCGTTTACGGTCGCGACGAGGGAAAAGTGCGCCGGTTTGCGGAGTCGTATGAACTGCTGGAATATGATACGGAGTATGAACGGTTCCTGGACAAGGTGGACGCCGTTTACATCGCCGTGCCGCATCACCTGCATTATGAGCTCGCCAAAAGGGCCCTCCTGAAAGGAAGGCATGTGCTGTGCGAGAAGCCCCTGGCGCTTTCCCGGGAGGAGGTGGAAGAGCTGTTCCTGCTGGCCGCGGAAAAGGGCTGCGTTTTACTTGAAGCGTTGAAGACGGCGTTTTTCCCGGCTTTTCAGCAGTTGACAGGCGTGGCGGAAAGCGGGGTCATCGGTTCCATCAAGGCGGTGGACGCAGCGTTCACCAAATTGATTGAGGATGATTCCAGCAGGGAGTTTGATCCCGCGCAGGCGGGGGGAGCGTGGACGGAGCTGGGGGCCTACCCCGTTTTCGTGATCGGGAAACTGCTGGGTACGGAAAGCCGGAGCCTGCGCTTCACGACTTGCAGGAAGCCGGAAACGGGGGTGGACCTTTTTACACGGGCGGATTTCCTTTATCCCAATGCGGCGGCCTCCGCCACAGTCGCCATCGGGGCCAAGAGGGAAGGGGACTTGTGCATTACGGGAACGCGCGGCTACATTTATGTTCCCTCTCCGTGGTGGAAAACGGAGATGTTTGAAGTGCGTTTTGAAGACCCACGGAAGAACAGGAAATATTTTGTCAGGTTTGAGGGCGACGGCCTCCGCTATGAGCTCGCCGCGTTTCTGCGCCTGATTCACGGCTGCCGCCACGAGCTGAATCTCATGTCCCGGGATGATTCCCTGTTCATCGCTGACGTCACCCGGCAGTTCCTGGATGGGGAAAACGTGAATGAGATCGGGTAAGGAACTCCTCCTGTTTGGGGACGGTTGGGGATGATTGTCTTTCTCCTTGACCCTGCTGATTGCGGCGGAGTATCATTGGATAATGAGAAGACCCCCTATTCCCGGTTTGGTGATGGCGGACGGATGGTTGCAGCCTTATTCCCGCCAGATACGCGACCGCCAGCGCTTGTTTGACCTGAAGATGAAAAGGATCAACCAGCATGCGGGTTCTCTGGAGGGGTATGCGCAGGGTTACCGTTATTACGGCCTCAACCGTGATCCGGAGACGAGCGCGTGGACGTACCGGGAATGGGCCCCTGCCGCCCGCGGCTTGTTCCTGACGGGGGATTTCAACGGCTGGGACCGGGAGAGCCACCCGCTGGTGCGGAATGAGCGCGGCGTGTGGGAGATTACACTGCCGCCTGATGCGCTGGCCCACGGGCAGAAGGTGAAGGTTCATGTGATCGGCGCGGACGGAACGGGGAAGGACCGTATTCCCGCCTGGATTACCAGGGCCGTGCAGGACCCCTCCACTTATGATTTTGCCGGAGAGGTGTGGATGCCGGAACACCCCTATGAGTGGCGGAATAACGGTTTTGACCCTTCCCGGATAGAGGTGCCGTTCGTTTATGAGGCGCATGTGGGCATGGGCGGGGAAGAGGGGCGCGTGCATACGTACCGTGAGTTTGCGGACGAGGTTCTCCCCCGCATCGCCGGCCTGGGTTATAATACCGTGCAGCTCATGGCCGTGCAGGAGCATCCCTATTACGGTTCCTTCGGTTACCATGTCTCCTCCTTCTTTGCTCCTTCCTCACGCTTCGGCACGCCGGAGGACCTGAAGTACCTGATTGACCAGGCGCACGGCCTGAACATCGCCGTGCTGCTGGACGTGGTGCATTCCCACGCCGTGAAGAATGAGGCGGAGGGGCTGAACAATTTTGACGGCTCCGGCGGCATGTATTTCCTGCCGGGAGAGCGCGGACATCATCCGGACTGGGATTCCTGCTGTTTTGACTATGGCCGGGACGAGGTGATCGAGTTCCTGCTGTCCAACGTCCGCTGGTGGCTGGAGGAGTTCCGCTTTGACGGCTTCCGCTTTGACGGCGTGACGTCCATGCTGTATTTCCACCGCGGGCATGAACCGTTCGGGGATTTGAGCGCGTACTTCGGGCCGTCCGTGGACCTGGACGCCGTGGCTTATTTGCAGCTGGCCTCCACGCTGATTCAGCGGGTGAGGCCGGGGGCGATCGCCATTGCGGAGGACATGTCCGGCATGCCGGGGCTGTGCCGCCCGGTGGATGAGGGGGGCCTGGGCTTTTCCCACAGGCTGGCCATGGGCATTCCCGATTACTGGATCAAGCTCCTCAAGGAGAAGAAGGATGAGGAGTGGAGCATGGGGGACATGTGGTATACGCTGACCAACAGGCGCTACGGAGAACCCCACGTGGCTTACTGCGAGAGCCATGACCAGGCCCTGGTGGGGGACAAGACGCTGGCGTTCCGCCTGATGGACGCGGAAATGTACTGGAAGATGGCCGTGGACCAGCAGAGCGTGGTCGTTGACCGCGGCATGGCGCTGCACAAGATGATCCGCCTGGTAACCATGGCGACGGGCGGGGAAGGCTGGCTGAATTTCATGGGCAACGAGTTCGGCCATCCGGAGTGGATTGATTTTCCGCGTGAAGGCAACGGCTGGTCCTATGAGCACTGCCGCCGCCAATGGTCCCTGGTGGACAATCCCTCCCTCAGGTTCAAGTTACTGAATGCCTTTGACCAGGCGATGGTCCGCATGGCCCTGGATGCCCGCCTGCTGAATAATCCGCCGCCGTTCCCGCTGAATATTGATGAGGGGAACCAGGTCATGGCGTTCCACCGCGGAGGCCTGTTGTTTGTGTTCAACTGGTCGGGGGACCGCGCGATCATGGATTACGTGCTGCCCGCGCCCCAGAAGGGGGAATGGAGGGTGGTGCTGGATACGGACAGCGCCCGCTTCGGCGGTTTTGGCCGGCAGGACGGCTCCATTCCGCATTTCACGGATGAAGACGGGAATCTTTCCCTGTACCTGCTGCCGCGCACGGCCCTGGTCCTGAAAAGAGTGGGCTCCGCCGTCATGACCCGGCACGCCGGGCAGGAGGAAGGGTAACAGGAGTTGCGGCGAACCAGCCTGCCAGATCCGGAGGATTTCCGGCGCATTAAGAAAAAAGCGGGACACGGTCGCGCGTGATGCGCGGGCGGGACAGCCGCTACCACTGCGCGGGCAGCTCCCGCAGGGGCGGAGCTCCGGATTCCGCTTTTTTCAGGCGGATGGTCAGGGTATCCGTCTTGAAGTCCTTGGACTTTTCGTTATTGCTCCCCCACAGAATGGCTCCCTGCGTGGTCATCTCCGGATAAAACGTTTTTTCCGTGGAAAGGCAGCCGGGCTTGTCCGCCGCCACGTGAATGGGCTTGTGCCTGTTCAGGGAGAGGGTGACGGGGGCCTGCCCCACATAATCCCCGTTCACGCGCAGGCTGGCCCCGGAAGGGACGCTGCGGATGGTCATGTCCCTGGGGGCGCTGGTGCATGAGATGCACGCGCAGCACGCCGCGGAAAGGAGGAAGAGGTGCGGGAGAAGGCCGTGGGTCATCGTGACGGGGATCAGGGGTGTTCCACCATGTTCATGGCGGCCTGCTTGATCTGGGCGGCCATGGAGTTGAGGGCGTTCGCCCTGGTGGGCGCCAGGTGGTCCTTCAGTCCGGTCTTGTCCAGCTTGGACATGTCCGCCTTCAGGATTTCCTCCGGCGGCAGTCCGGAGAGGAGCCGGACGAATACGGCAATGAGCCCCTTGGTGATGAGGGAGTCACTGTCCGCGGAGAGTTTCAGCACGCCTTTGTCCGGCTGCGTATGCAGCCACACGCGGGACTGGCAGCCCTTGATGAGGGAGTCGTCCGTTTTCTGGGATTCATCCATCTTCGGCAGCTTCTTGCCCAGGCTGATGATGTATTCATACCGTTCCGTCCAGTCCTGGAACAGGTCCAGTTCATCCAGCAGGTCTTGCAGGCGTTCTTCGTAGTTCATGGCTTGGGATGAGGGAAAGGCTGGTTATGCCCGGTTTGCTTCCGCCAGCGTGGCGAGAACGGCCTTCTGGGCGTGGACGCGGTTTTCCGCCTCCCGGAAGATGACGGGCGCGAAGTGCTCCAGCACGTCTTCCGTGATTTCCTTGCCGCGGTAGGCGGGCAGGCAGTGGAAGGCGGAGTGGTTGGGCGCGGCATGCGCCAGAAGCTCCTTGTTCACCTGGTAGGGGTAGAAGTGCTTTTCCTTGGACAGGCCTTCCGCTTCCTGGCCCATGGAGAGCCACACGTCCGTGTTGATGACGGAAGCCCCCCTGACGGCTTCCACGGGGTCCGTGGTGAAGATGACGTTGTCGCAGTCCAGATGCCTGCGGAAGTCTTCCAGAGGCAGGTAGTTGGTCGGCGCGCCGATGGCGAGCGTGAAGCCCAGCCGCTTGGCCGCCCACATCCAGGAGCGGGACATGTTGTTGTCCCCGTCCCCCACGAAGGCGATCTTCATATCCTTCCAGGAACCGGGGCCGTAGATTTCCTCAATGGTGAGCAGGTCCGCCAGAATCTGGCAGGGGTGTTCCTCATCCGTCAGGGCGTTGATGGTGGGAATGCCGGAGAAGCTGGCGAATTCCTCCACTTCCTGCTGGCCATAGGTCCGGATGGCAGCACCGTGGATCATGCGGCCCAGCACGCGGGCCGTGTCCTTGATGGGTTCTCCGCGCCCCAGCTGGATGTCATGGACGGAAAGGAACATGGGGCGTCCGCCCAGTTCGCTGATGCCCACTTCAAAGGAGACGCGGGTGCGGGTGGAGGATTTGGAGAAAATGAGCGCCCAGGTCTGGCCTTTCAGGGGCAGATGTTCGTGATGGCCGCGTTCCGCCTTGAGCTTGTGGCCCAGCGCGAGCAGGTCCTTGATTTCGTCTCCGGTAAGCTGTTCTATGGAAAGAAGGTTCTTCATGGCGTTGTAAAGAGAATAGAGAAAAGGAATAAAAACAGGAAAGCCGCACCATACTCCCTGTTTCCTTAAAAGAAAAGGGAATAATGCGGCTTTCCGGGGAGGGGTGGAGATGCCTTTACAGCTTGGCTGCCGCCTGGTCCGGCCACGGCACGGGGGAGCCTTCCCGGGCTCCGGCGGG
This DNA window, taken from Akkermansia muciniphila, encodes the following:
- a CDS encoding DUF4153 domain-containing protein; its protein translation is MTEPSSSFPERPPLPSSFISVIRSDPRPVLSPSWWRHGHIPLLALIASGFAADFMFGTLEGLGIGTALGLLLYTAAFLALRTDLSRKEQLFLVFMAVLNAMAAGANLSPDTGFNLLIGLGLPVVITFLPRKEGNSFDPAKRYVTWWGYKFFRLTQAKEVAGKVLGKIPLAGSVVIGVILFLIFLSIFADGNPVVAAVRTAMNKWFWSYCSWLVPDMGTVADILLWCLGALAFGITALPRPCSSFPEQHPVHPGRPWLPYLPAVSLLFINLAFLVNNGTDVAFLWRGSVPDGISQTAYLHDGADSIMLAAFLSALVLLILFRPEGSVRASKTGIVLGFILAAQTGLLAASVGMRLYFQIKDFGFSPNRVTAGIYLLMGACFLYLLFRYMAGHGNWLRYGKYCGAITLVFLALAGLRSPSQLSGDLNLMTMDGQPDWYFSDGDLPRFELRDNIPFAMAAYRRLGGETEAGANVYAMTREALNAESRIWNWRSLNLRKWRRDRQRMQFRQLPEPTAQATYGTDAWRPSSRPTGMRPN
- the coaD gene encoding pantetheine-phosphate adenylyltransferase, encoding MKRIAVYAGSFDPLTNGHLWMIKQGARMFDELIVAIGDNPDKHYTFSHEERMTMLRVALSDMPDVRIAEFHNRFLVDFANEHGATFMLRGIRSTQDYEYERVMRHINADMAPKVCTVFLMPPRDTAELSSSMIKGLIGPEGWEGQVSRYVPHNVFSMLKEKYREIFPHS
- a CDS encoding peptide chain release factor-like protein codes for the protein MVRPEKLAALKERMEALGIREQDLEESFVRGSGHGGQKVNKTNNCVYLKHLPTGIAVKCHVDRSRELNRFLARRELCDAVEQAQTGQCAARARVIQRMRRQKDRRRRRRSGPPSSSPE
- a CDS encoding UTP--glucose-1-phosphate uridylyltransferase — encoded protein: MSTFTPFEEKMESAGIPAAAIKAFSRCYEALVSNHSGMIPETDILPADQVADWQEITASTPAADKDLISQCVCIKLNGGLGTSMGLQKAKSLLKVKGKDTFLDLIVRQVKHLRSVSGTPVRLLLMNSFSTSADTLAYLEKYADDGFADPSQVELMQNRVPKILADGLTPAAYPEQPELEWCPPGHGDLYPALLGSGWLDRLLADGVKYAFVSNSDNLGAQLDMNFLRWFAESGAPFVMEVTRRTEADKKGGHLAVRKKDGQLILREVAQCPEADIPEFQNISKHRYFNTNTLWIRLDALKEILDANGGVLPLPMIRNSKTLNPRDPESAPVYQLETAMGAGMECFPGARAVNVPRSRFFPVKTTSDLFLLRSDAIAVDESGKVALAPEREGKTPIVDLDSKRYKLVDSLDGLGLPSLIGLDKLTLRGRFHFQDGAILQGTLLMENGSEETKEISPGIYAGA
- a CDS encoding methyltransferase domain-containing protein codes for the protein MDWNAELYENKHDFVAEYGKDLLSNVPENPGLSILDLGCGTGTLTHALLGKSPFVTGMDASPEMIAKARQLYPGMDFRVMDACRMPWNGWFDIVFSNAAFHWIPDQGALLKAVFRVLKPQGRLICEFGAHRNILRIREAFQASLLERELPVKTRFYFPTVEEYRCLLEQAGLHPETVLDFDRPTPLKDGPDGLRNWARQFFQADLKDLHEKRRIRIFEEMEAALRNELWDGAQWVADYRRIRVTAVK
- a CDS encoding tetratricopeptide repeat protein; this translates as MLKMILLLARRTFIRLLLAMLPLGLFAVLAQALDLSPLQSLVTLIPVIAFEVWLVVKYVLPVMGDLVTKTLYSSNITTDEEVLVEASRRMLNSGDAQGALELLERYRKENPGLVRSWLMESGLLNDMRRYADSVKILQEGLESRRWRKEDRALFLYKIGVIYDSMLNNPDKARKYWEEAADRYPNTAYGRSALDKL
- a CDS encoding LicD family protein, whose translation is MINWFAGRFREEKDLSLVARLEDIRNLLIYNHPVSQVPPATGKLRLLQDGNTVLLALFARKCRENGLRYWLDYGTLLGAVRHRGFIPWDDDLDASMMRPEYDRLLELLPSLFPREEGFTWKRHAFLQIGYEGTPLNIDVYPYHFYSEPLVNAEQHDRLDRRLSGFKKDVVLVKDRMNLTDEEVQQKIRREILEGREPGEEKDCPGIFLSPAITFTKNTHLSYETFFPLGSMDFEGLKFSVPNHARQYLQFFYGDYLSYPDRIQFKHPSVKHMMEHVPFEAAVNRFIDVYGKQIDASQP